Sequence from the Corallococcus soli genome:
GCAGCCCGCCCACCGCCAGGAACACGCAGTCCTTGGCTTCGGCGGGCAGCACGTTCTGCCCCGTGCGCACCGCCTGGTTGAGCTTCTGGAACTCCGCCGTGGCGTCCCTGGCCGGTGGATACGCCTTCTGGATCCAGCCGATCTTGTCCGCCTCGCCTTTGCCCGGCCAGGGGATGGGCAGGCGCAGGCTGTTCACCTGCGAGAGCGCGTTGCCCCGCGGCGCACCCGCCGAGAAGCTGTCGCTCACCGCCAGGGCGTTGGAGCCCTTCGATGCTCTGGCCAGGGTGGAGGCCTCAGGAGCGCTTCGCGTCTGCGAGGGCGGCGTGAGGCTGGAAGGACGCTTGACCTGGACCATGAAGAGACCTCGGGGGGGACCGAGTGGGGCGGGGGACTTGCCTACATTGTCGGAGGAGGGCGTCGTTTGTTGCGCGCCCGCTCCAAGCGAGTGAGAAGCCGAGAACCCCGGGCGGATGCCGCAATGCGGCAGGTGTCCACGGGCTGTTAGCATGTCAGCTAATGTGAATCGATGCGACTATTCGCAAAAATGATTTATTGATTGCGACCCCAGGTCTTCCTCGGCATCCTCGCCATCAAAGACATTCACGTCTTGGGAGGAACTCATCATGCGCCGAACCACTCTTCGTGCTGTCCTTGCCGTCGCCACCGTCGCGGGCCTGGCCGTCTCATCGGGCGCCGCGTTCGCCTCCTCCGCGATCGACTGGGAGCTGGGCCTGACGTTCTACGGTGACAACTTCACCACCCCCCTGGCGAACTACCCGACCCCCGACGACGGGTGCCATCCGTTCCCGGCCACGGCCGACGCTCTCGTGGGGTGGAGCAACTTCGAAAACGTGGTCGCCTACACGACTGATGACTGCAGCGGGCTGCCGACCGCGCTCGGCACGCTGAGGACGTTCCGGCCGGGCAAGTACGCGAGCTTCACCGCCTACTGAGGTGCCGCAACGGAGGGGTGTCTCTTGTGAGACGCCCCTCTGGGGACGCGCCCTTGCTCAGGCCTTCGTCGCCTCGATGATGCTGGTCCCGCTCCGGGTGGGGATGATGCGCTCCACCTTCCATGACGTCGCGGAGAGCAGGGCCTGGAACTCGTCCCTGGTGCGCTCGCGCCCGTCGGCGACCACCAGCATGTTGAGGTCCATCAGGTGGGATGAGTCTGGAGTCCGGTTGTCCGGAATCACGAACTCCACCACGAAGAGCCGGGCGCCGGAGGGGGCCGCGGCGTGGAGCTGGCGCAGGAGGGTGATGGAGGCGTCATCATCCCAGTCATGGAGGATGTGTTTGAGCAGGTAGGCGTCGGCGGCGGGCATGCCGGGCTCGAAGAAGCTCCCGGCCACCACGTCCACCCGGCTGGCGAGGCCTCGGGACTTCAGCGCCGTCTTCGCGCCTTCGGCGACCCGGGGCAGGTCGAAGAGGATGCCCCGGCAGGAGGGATGGGCGCGCAGCACCTGCGCAAGCAGATCGCCTTGGCTTCCTCCAATGTCCGCCACGCGGGCGAAGGGGGCGAAGTCGATGTGGTGCGTCAGTTCGCTGGCCACCAGGCCGGACAGATTGCCCATGGCCTGGGCGAAGTGCTCCGCCTCATCGGGGTGCCGGGCGAAGTGCCCCCAGATGTCGGAGCCGAGGGCGGCTTGCGTCGTGGACCTTCCGGTGCGCACCGCCTCGGAGAGCAGGCCCCAGGGCAACCAGTGCGACTTGTCGGTCTGGATGATGGCCAGCTCCCGCAGCGA
This genomic interval carries:
- a CDS encoding methyltransferase; amino-acid sequence: MKIIHDKDTSPTQQLHASIMSFWITQVIGTVARLGIADLLAGGARDSDSLAAELGVHPGALFRLMRGGVTAGILEAVSERTFALTPVGEGLRSNVPGSLRELAIIQTDKSHWLPWGLLSEAVRTGRSTTQAALGSDIWGHFARHPDEAEHFAQAMGNLSGLVASELTHHIDFAPFARVADIGGSQGDLLAQVLRAHPSCRGILFDLPRVAEGAKTALKSRGLASRVDVVAGSFFEPGMPAADAYLLKHILHDWDDDASITLLRQLHAAAPSGARLFVVEFVIPDNRTPDSSHLMDLNMLVVADGRERTRDEFQALLSATSWKVERIIPTRSGTSIIEATKA